The following proteins come from a genomic window of Achromobacter deleyi:
- the lysS gene encoding lysine--tRNA ligase yields the protein MTDHTTAPAPAQDENRLIAERRAKLAKLRETGVAYPNDFVPDARAAALHDKYDDQEQEALAAAPVTVKVAGRMMLKRVMGKASFATLQDSTGRIQIYLDRGTLGEDSYAAFKQWDIGDIIAVEGSVFKTNKGELSVHAATARLLSKSLRPLPDKFHGVADQELRYRQRYVDLIMTDATRRTFEARSKTVGSIRQFMLNAGFLEVETPMLHPIPGGAAAKPFVTHHNALDMEMFLRIAPELYLKRLIVGGFERVFEVNRNFRNEGVSPRHNPEFTMMEFYAAFADYRWLMDFTEELIRQAAISATGSAVLTYQERELDLSKPFDRLTICEAILKYAPGYTQAQLDDPAFVRAELKKLGADADGPVLSRAGLGALQLALFEETAEAKLWNPTYIIDYPVEVSPLARASDSREGITERFELFMTGREIANGFSELNDPEDQAERFRSQVEAKDAGDEEAMYYDADYIRALEYGMPPTGGCGIGIDRLVMLLTDSPSIRDVILFPHLRRED from the coding sequence ATGACCGACCACACGACCGCTCCGGCCCCCGCCCAGGATGAAAACCGCTTGATCGCCGAACGGCGCGCCAAGCTGGCCAAACTGCGCGAGACCGGGGTCGCGTATCCCAACGATTTCGTCCCCGACGCCCGCGCCGCGGCCCTGCACGACAAGTACGACGACCAGGAGCAGGAAGCCCTGGCCGCCGCGCCCGTCACCGTCAAGGTCGCCGGCCGCATGATGCTCAAGCGCGTCATGGGCAAGGCCAGCTTCGCCACGCTGCAGGACAGCACCGGCCGCATCCAGATCTACCTGGACCGCGGCACGCTGGGCGAAGACAGCTACGCCGCGTTCAAGCAATGGGACATTGGCGACATCATCGCGGTCGAAGGGTCGGTCTTCAAGACCAACAAGGGCGAACTGTCGGTGCACGCCGCCACGGCGCGCCTGCTGTCCAAGTCGCTGCGCCCGCTGCCGGACAAGTTCCACGGCGTGGCCGACCAGGAACTGCGCTACCGCCAGCGCTACGTCGACCTCATCATGACCGACGCCACGCGCCGCACCTTCGAGGCGCGCAGCAAGACCGTGGGCAGCATCCGCCAGTTCATGCTGAACGCCGGCTTCCTCGAAGTCGAAACGCCCATGCTGCACCCGATCCCGGGCGGCGCGGCGGCCAAGCCCTTCGTCACGCACCACAACGCGCTGGACATGGAGATGTTCCTGCGCATCGCGCCCGAGCTCTACCTCAAGCGCCTCATCGTCGGCGGCTTCGAACGCGTGTTCGAGGTCAACCGCAACTTCCGCAATGAAGGCGTGAGCCCGCGCCACAATCCGGAATTCACGATGATGGAGTTCTACGCGGCCTTCGCGGACTACCGCTGGCTGATGGACTTCACCGAGGAACTGATCCGCCAGGCCGCCATCTCGGCCACCGGCAGCGCCGTGCTGACCTACCAGGAACGCGAGCTGGATCTGTCCAAGCCGTTCGACCGCCTGACCATCTGCGAAGCCATCCTCAAGTACGCCCCGGGCTACACCCAGGCGCAACTGGACGACCCGGCCTTCGTGCGCGCCGAGCTCAAGAAGCTGGGCGCCGACGCCGACGGCCCGGTGCTGTCGCGCGCCGGCCTGGGCGCGCTGCAACTGGCGCTGTTCGAGGAAACGGCCGAAGCCAAGCTGTGGAACCCCACCTACATCATCGACTACCCGGTCGAAGTGTCGCCGCTGGCGCGCGCCTCCGACAGCCGCGAAGGCATCACCGAGCGCTTCGAGCTGTTCATGACGGGCCGCGAGATCGCCAACGGCTTCTCCGAGCTGAACGACCCCGAAGACCAGGCCGAGCGTTTCCGCTCGCAGGTCGAGGCCAAGGATGCCGGCGACGAGGAAGCGATGTACTACGACGCCGACTACATCCGCGCGCTGGAATACGGCATGCCCCCGACGGGCGGCTGCGGCATCGGCATCGACCGCCTGGTCATGCTGCTGACCGACAGCCCCAGCATCCGCGACGTCATCCTCTTCCCGCACCTGCGCCGTGAAGACTAA
- a CDS encoding YggS family pyridoxal phosphate-dependent enzyme: MMTTSPDSAAATPADGDTQTRHDQHGRYPQALSVEDFQHNLATIHARMAAACHRAGRDPASVRLLPVSKTMDESRIRLAHAAGCRLLGENKVQEAHRKWENTTDLADLRWSVIGHLQTNKAKLVAQFASEFQALDSLRLAEALDRRLQAEGRALDVFVQVNTSGEPSKYGLAPDDVAAFIQALPAYSALRVRGFMTLALFSSEAERVRQCFVLLRGLRDRLRQEAPAGINLDELSMGMSGDFEIAIEEGATLVRVGQAIFGARALPDSHYWPGSA, translated from the coding sequence ATGATGACGACTTCCCCCGACAGCGCCGCGGCCACGCCGGCCGACGGCGACACCCAGACCCGGCACGACCAGCACGGCCGCTACCCGCAGGCCCTCAGCGTCGAGGATTTCCAGCACAACCTGGCCACGATCCACGCCCGCATGGCGGCCGCCTGCCATCGCGCCGGACGCGACCCGGCCAGCGTGCGGTTGCTGCCGGTCAGCAAGACCATGGACGAATCCCGCATCCGGCTGGCCCATGCGGCCGGCTGCCGCCTGCTGGGCGAGAACAAGGTGCAGGAAGCGCACCGCAAATGGGAGAACACCACCGACCTGGCCGATCTGCGCTGGTCGGTCATCGGCCACCTGCAGACCAACAAGGCCAAGCTGGTGGCGCAGTTCGCCAGCGAATTCCAGGCGCTGGACAGCCTGCGGCTGGCCGAGGCGCTGGACCGGCGCCTGCAGGCCGAGGGCCGCGCGCTGGACGTATTCGTGCAGGTCAACACGTCCGGCGAGCCCAGCAAGTATGGCCTGGCGCCCGATGACGTGGCGGCCTTCATCCAGGCGCTGCCGGCGTATTCCGCGCTGCGCGTGCGCGGCTTCATGACGCTGGCGCTGTTCTCCAGCGAGGCCGAACGCGTGCGCCAGTGCTTCGTGCTGCTGCGCGGCCTGCGCGACCGCCTGCGCCAGGAAGCGCCCGCGGGCATCAACCTGGACGAACTGTCGATGGGCATGTCCGGCGACTTCGAGATCGCCATCGAGGAAGGCGCCACCCTGGTGCGGGTCGGCCAGGCGATCTTCGGCGCGCGCGCGCTGCCGGACAGCCATTACTGGCCGGGCAGCGCCTGA
- a CDS encoding thiolase family protein, giving the protein MNEAVIVEAVRTPFGRRGGWWADTRPDDLLALTIQGVLARAGLPPEQVDDVVAGCVSQAGEQGANIGRLAALLADLPQTVPGMALNRMCGSSQQAVHVGAQAIAAGDMRYVVAGGVESMSRVPMFLDVTLGQREFRGFESLNPGLLQRHPLIHQIESAERIAEQWQLSREELDAWSMQSHARAWQAASAGHHAELLPGPAGTPARDEGIRERADPAKMAALAPALRAPGQGNVTAAQASQLADGAAAVLLADRAVALADGLRPQARFRARVAIGSDPVLQLTGVIPATERALARAGLQLADIDWIEINEAFASVVLAWLKTLGADPSKVNPWGGAIAHGHPLGATGAALMAKMLAGLRATDGQFGLQVMCIGHGMATATIIERL; this is encoded by the coding sequence ATGAACGAAGCGGTGATCGTGGAAGCGGTGCGCACCCCGTTCGGGCGGCGCGGCGGCTGGTGGGCCGATACCCGGCCCGATGACTTGCTGGCCTTGACCATCCAGGGCGTGCTGGCCCGCGCGGGGCTGCCGCCGGAGCAGGTGGACGACGTGGTGGCGGGCTGCGTCAGCCAGGCGGGCGAGCAGGGGGCCAACATCGGCCGCCTGGCCGCTTTGCTGGCGGACTTGCCGCAAACGGTGCCGGGCATGGCCTTGAACCGCATGTGCGGATCGAGCCAGCAGGCCGTGCATGTCGGGGCGCAGGCGATTGCCGCGGGCGATATGCGCTATGTGGTGGCGGGCGGCGTCGAGAGCATGAGCCGCGTGCCCATGTTCCTGGACGTGACGCTGGGGCAGCGCGAGTTCCGCGGCTTCGAGTCGCTGAACCCCGGACTGCTGCAACGCCATCCGTTGATCCACCAGATCGAGAGCGCGGAGCGTATTGCCGAGCAGTGGCAGTTGAGCCGCGAAGAACTGGATGCGTGGTCAATGCAAAGCCACGCGCGCGCCTGGCAGGCGGCCAGCGCGGGCCACCACGCCGAACTGCTGCCGGGCCCGGCCGGCACGCCGGCACGCGACGAAGGCATCCGCGAGCGCGCCGATCCGGCCAAGATGGCGGCGCTGGCGCCAGCCCTGCGCGCGCCCGGGCAGGGCAATGTGACGGCGGCGCAGGCCAGCCAGTTGGCCGACGGCGCCGCCGCGGTGCTGCTGGCGGATCGCGCCGTGGCGCTGGCCGACGGGCTGCGGCCGCAAGCGCGGTTCCGCGCCCGCGTGGCGATCGGCTCGGATCCGGTGTTGCAGCTGACCGGCGTCATCCCCGCGACCGAACGCGCCCTGGCGCGCGCCGGCCTGCAACTGGCGGACATCGACTGGATCGAGATCAACGAGGCCTTCGCCAGCGTGGTGCTGGCCTGGCTGAAGACGCTGGGCGCGGATCCGTCGAAGGTCAATCCGTGGGGCGGCGCCATCGCCCATGGCCATCCGCTGGGCGCGACCGGCGCGGCGTTGATGGCCAAGATGCTGGCGGGGCTGCGCGCCACCGACGGCCAGTTCGGCCTGCAGGTCATGTGCATCGGCCATGGCATGGCGACCGCGACGATCATCGAACGCCTATGA
- a CDS encoding MFS transporter, translating to MEHTMAPGVSPAIPAAEEDRIYRKVGWRLVPLLVVCYVVAYLDRVNVGFAKLQMLQELQFSETVYGLGAGIFFIGYFLFEIPSNIILHKVGARIWIARIMITWGIISACMMFVSSVHMFYFLRFLLGAAEAGFFPGIILYLTYWYPAARRGRITTFFMTAVPMSGLIGGPISGWIMSTFHGGHGLSGWQWLFLLEGIPSVIIGVLVLIYLDDRINKAKWLTANEKAVLIRNIAAEEQHKEDPPIRAALTRPRVWAMALIYFSFVMGLYGVGFWMPTLIKSTGVQSPLAIGLLTAVPNLFAVIGMILIARNSDRNRERRWHVAIPALCGAVGLLFSAIWSGNTVLAILALTVANIGICTVLPLFWSLPTALLGGTAAAAGIALINSVGNLAGFVSPYLVGWLKDATGTTNTGLYMLSACLVVGALVALAQPAKLVNK from the coding sequence ATGGAACACACTATGGCCCCCGGGGTCTCGCCGGCGATCCCGGCGGCTGAGGAGGACCGGATCTACCGCAAAGTGGGGTGGCGGCTGGTGCCGCTATTGGTCGTCTGCTATGTCGTGGCCTACCTGGACCGCGTCAACGTGGGCTTCGCCAAGCTGCAGATGCTGCAGGAACTCCAGTTCAGCGAGACGGTGTACGGGTTGGGCGCGGGGATCTTCTTCATCGGCTACTTCCTGTTCGAGATCCCCAGCAACATCATCCTCCACAAAGTCGGCGCGCGCATCTGGATCGCGCGGATCATGATCACCTGGGGCATCATCTCGGCGTGCATGATGTTCGTGTCCAGCGTGCACATGTTCTATTTCCTGCGTTTCCTGCTGGGCGCGGCCGAGGCCGGGTTCTTCCCGGGCATCATCCTCTACCTGACCTACTGGTATCCCGCCGCCCGCCGCGGACGCATCACCACCTTCTTCATGACCGCGGTGCCGATGTCCGGCCTGATCGGCGGCCCGATCTCGGGCTGGATCATGAGCACCTTCCATGGCGGCCACGGCCTGTCGGGCTGGCAGTGGCTGTTCCTGCTCGAAGGCATCCCGTCGGTGATCATCGGCGTGCTGGTGCTGATCTACCTGGACGACCGCATCAACAAGGCCAAGTGGCTGACCGCCAATGAAAAGGCGGTGCTGATCCGCAATATCGCGGCCGAGGAGCAGCACAAGGAAGACCCGCCGATCCGCGCCGCGCTGACGCGTCCGCGGGTGTGGGCGATGGCGCTGATCTACTTCTCGTTCGTGATGGGACTGTACGGCGTGGGGTTCTGGATGCCGACGCTGATCAAGAGCACGGGCGTGCAAAGCCCGCTGGCGATCGGCCTGCTGACCGCGGTGCCCAACCTGTTCGCGGTGATCGGCATGATCCTGATCGCGCGCAACTCCGACCGCAACCGCGAGCGCCGCTGGCACGTGGCCATCCCGGCGCTGTGCGGCGCGGTGGGGCTGCTGTTCTCGGCGATCTGGAGCGGCAACACGGTGCTGGCCATCCTGGCGCTGACGGTGGCCAACATCGGCATCTGCACGGTGCTGCCGCTGTTCTGGAGCCTGCCGACCGCGCTGCTGGGCGGCACGGCCGCCGCCGCCGGGATCGCGCTGATCAACTCGGTGGGCAACCTGGCGGGCTTCGTCAGCCCCTACCTGGTGGGCTGGCTCAAGGACGCGACCGGCACCACCAACACCGGCCTGTACATGCTGTCGGCATGCCTGGTGGTCGGCGCGCTGGTGGCGCTGGCGCAACCGGCCAAGCTGGTCAACAAGTAG
- a CDS encoding TetR/AcrR family transcriptional regulator, with the protein MIRIDRAGPGATPAGHEDGAESLRRAEVILTAARLFRKHGYERTTVRELARAVGLQSGSLFHHFRSKEEILVAVMNNGIQEVLDAGRQALALYQAPADRLAALFRVHMWSMLHGAGGDAMNALVYEWRSLSAPSQASVKVLSDRYEAMWQDAVAAAVAAGLLRGDARVIKRCVLGAMNLTVQWYKPDGRLRPAAFIDEMLRASLPALPEGAGRWPVA; encoded by the coding sequence ATGATCCGGATCGACAGGGCAGGGCCGGGCGCGACGCCTGCCGGGCACGAGGACGGCGCGGAATCGCTGCGCCGCGCCGAAGTGATCTTGACGGCGGCCCGCCTGTTCCGCAAGCATGGCTACGAGCGCACCACGGTGCGCGAGCTGGCGCGGGCCGTGGGCCTGCAGTCCGGCAGCCTGTTCCATCACTTTCGCAGCAAGGAGGAAATCCTGGTGGCGGTGATGAACAACGGCATCCAGGAAGTGCTGGATGCCGGCCGCCAGGCCCTGGCGTTGTACCAGGCGCCCGCCGACCGGCTGGCGGCGCTGTTCCGCGTGCACATGTGGAGCATGCTGCACGGCGCCGGCGGCGATGCGATGAACGCGCTGGTCTACGAGTGGCGCAGCCTGTCGGCGCCGAGCCAGGCCAGCGTCAAGGTGCTGAGCGACCGCTACGAGGCGATGTGGCAGGACGCGGTGGCGGCGGCGGTGGCCGCCGGCCTGCTGCGCGGCGATGCGCGCGTGATCAAGCGTTGCGTGCTGGGCGCGATGAACCTGACGGTGCAGTGGTACAAGCCCGACGGCCGGCTGCGGCCGGCGGCGTTCATCGATGAGATGCTGCGGGCCAGCCTGCCGGCGTTGCCGGAGGGGGCGGGGCGCTGGCCGGTGGCATGA
- a CDS encoding SDR family oxidoreductase, with product MSDTIAILTGASRGIGAAMARGLAKPGTRLITLARREDPELAAYARSQDAQLEQLSVDLSDLAAAEAAARRICDALPRDASRYLLINNAGTVHPVSGTDALIDGPAIAAAFNLNVTAVMLLTARFLAAVADLKADRRVLNISSGAGRNPNAGWGVYCATKAALDMYSRVVKEEQGEGGARVVSLAPGIVDTDMQVAIRASDPKSFPALAKFQDFHASGKLSAPANVASRILAYLDRDDFGTTEIDDIRNYD from the coding sequence ATGTCTGACACCATCGCAATTCTCACCGGCGCTTCGCGCGGCATCGGCGCCGCCATGGCGCGCGGCCTGGCCAAACCGGGCACCCGCCTGATCACCCTGGCGCGCCGCGAAGACCCCGAGCTGGCCGCCTACGCCCGCTCGCAGGACGCGCAGCTGGAACAGCTGTCCGTGGACCTCTCGGACCTGGCCGCGGCCGAGGCGGCCGCGCGCCGCATCTGCGACGCGCTGCCGCGCGACGCCAGCCGCTACCTGCTGATCAACAACGCCGGCACCGTGCACCCCGTGTCCGGCACCGACGCGCTGATCGACGGCCCGGCCATCGCCGCCGCCTTCAACCTGAACGTGACGGCCGTGATGCTGCTGACCGCGCGCTTCCTGGCCGCGGTCGCGGACCTCAAGGCCGACCGCCGCGTGCTCAACATCTCGTCCGGCGCCGGCCGCAACCCCAACGCCGGCTGGGGCGTGTACTGCGCCACCAAGGCCGCGCTCGACATGTACTCGCGCGTGGTCAAAGAAGAACAAGGCGAAGGCGGCGCGCGCGTCGTCTCGCTGGCGCCCGGCATCGTCGACACCGACATGCAGGTCGCCATCCGCGCCAGCGACCCCAAGAGCTTCCCGGCACTGGCCAAGTTCCAGGACTTCCACGCCAGCGGCAAGCTGTCCGCGCCCGCCAACGTGGCCTCCCGCATCCTCGCCTACCTGGATCGCGACGACTTCGGCACCACCGAAATCGACGACATCCGCAATTACGACTGA
- a CDS encoding PLP-dependent aminotransferase family protein → MSKTFALETLKIRMGDADLAPLDLHLRIQRALRALVLDGDLDPGVKLPATRALAQSLGVARDTVENAYVQLQRDGFIARRKGSGSYVSEMIGTELRGSARRRPAVRERRPETPQPAAPAAGMSRRGRAIFDSGGVADQQTIQAFATGLPETRTFPTGVWERLQRQVMKDHRGTVLLHGDPQGAEPLRRAIATYLNLERGAKVRPEQIVVLSSTRQALFLCAQLLVDAGKPILLENPGYFGARKAFEFAEARVVPIDVDAQGIRTDLLRADRSGASCVYVTPSHQYPTGATLSLERRLDLTRWAAESGKWIIEDDYDSEFHYDGLPTACVQGLDRHGRTIYLGTFSKTLYPGLRMGYMALPDELVGAFSRARSIVDGHTPQILQLTLARFMADGHYNAHVRAMRKLYAARREAMLEAVGKHLAGVARALRPEGGLQVPCLLKPGWSEADTIRRAAQAGLVLPGLARLYAGTPALQGWLLGYASLSAHEIDLAMRRLAVAIKRKG, encoded by the coding sequence ATGAGCAAGACCTTTGCGCTTGAGACCCTGAAGATCCGCATGGGCGACGCCGACCTGGCGCCGCTCGACCTGCATCTGCGCATCCAGCGCGCCCTGCGCGCGCTGGTGCTGGACGGCGACCTGGACCCTGGCGTGAAACTGCCCGCCACGCGCGCGCTGGCGCAGTCGCTGGGCGTGGCCCGCGACACGGTCGAGAACGCCTACGTGCAGTTGCAGCGCGATGGCTTCATCGCGCGGCGCAAGGGCTCGGGCAGCTACGTGTCCGAGATGATCGGCACCGAACTGCGCGGCTCGGCGCGGCGCCGTCCCGCGGTCCGGGAGCGCCGACCCGAGACGCCGCAACCGGCCGCGCCGGCGGCGGGCATGAGCCGGCGCGGGCGCGCGATCTTCGACAGCGGCGGCGTGGCCGACCAGCAGACGATCCAGGCGTTCGCCACCGGCCTGCCCGAGACCCGCACCTTTCCGACCGGGGTGTGGGAACGGCTGCAGAGGCAGGTGATGAAGGATCATCGCGGCACGGTGCTGCTGCATGGCGACCCGCAAGGCGCCGAGCCCTTGCGCCGCGCGATCGCGACCTACCTGAACCTGGAGCGCGGCGCCAAGGTCCGCCCCGAGCAGATCGTGGTGCTGAGCAGCACGCGCCAGGCGCTGTTCCTGTGCGCGCAGTTGCTGGTGGACGCGGGCAAACCGATCCTGCTGGAGAACCCCGGCTACTTCGGCGCCCGCAAGGCGTTCGAATTCGCCGAGGCCCGGGTGGTGCCGATCGACGTCGACGCGCAGGGGATCCGCACCGACCTGCTGCGGGCCGACCGCAGCGGCGCCAGCTGCGTCTACGTGACGCCGTCGCACCAGTATCCGACCGGGGCGACGCTGTCGCTGGAACGGCGGCTCGACCTGACCCGCTGGGCCGCCGAGAGCGGCAAGTGGATCATCGAGGACGATTACGACAGCGAATTCCACTACGACGGCCTGCCGACCGCCTGCGTGCAGGGGCTGGACCGGCACGGCCGCACGATTTACCTGGGCACCTTCAGCAAGACGCTCTATCCGGGCCTGCGGATGGGCTACATGGCCCTGCCTGACGAGCTGGTCGGCGCCTTCAGCCGCGCGCGCAGCATCGTCGACGGCCACACGCCGCAGATCCTGCAGCTGACGCTGGCGCGTTTCATGGCCGACGGCCACTACAACGCGCACGTGCGGGCCATGCGCAAGCTGTACGCGGCGCGGCGCGAGGCCATGCTGGAGGCGGTCGGCAAGCACCTGGCGGGGGTGGCGCGGGCGCTGCGTCCCGAGGGCGGGCTGCAGGTGCCCTGCCTGCTGAAGCCGGGATGGTCGGAGGCGGACACCATCCGCCGCGCCGCGCAGGCCGGCCTGGTGCTGCCGGGCCTGGCGCGTCTGTATGCGGGCACGCCCGCGCTGCAAGGCTGGCTGCTGGGCTATGCCTCGCTCAGCGCGCACGAGATCGACCTCGCCATGCGGCGCCTGGCGGTCGCGATAAAGAGGAAGGGGTAG
- the prfB gene encoding peptide chain release factor 2 (programmed frameshift) — translation MEAERQNQLAARLADYAEREQALRRYLDYDAKAERLQVVNAELEDPAVWNDPKHAQDLGREKKALEDVVETLTGLGMGLADSNELFELAAADNDDATLESIELDANAFQEKLESLEFRRMFSNPADPLNCFLDIQAGAGGTEAQDWASMLLRQYLKYAERKGFKAEILEESEGEVAGLKSATIKIEGDHAFGYLRTETGVHRLVRKSPFDSSGGRHTSFASVFVYPEVDDSFEVEVNPADLRVDTYRASGAGGQHINKTDSAVRLTHIPTGIVVQCQNDRSQHRNRAEAMQMLKSKLYELEMRNRMAEQQKLEDSKTDVGWGHQIRSYVLDQSRIKDLRTNVEISNTQKVLDGDLDPFIQASLKQGV, via the exons ATGGAAGCCGAACGTCAGAACCAGCTCGCAGCCCGCCTCGCCGACTACGCGGAGCGCGAACAGGCTCTACGGAGGTATCTT GACTACGATGCCAAAGCTGAACGCCTGCAAGTCGTAAACGCCGAGCTCGAAGACCCGGCCGTCTGGAACGACCCCAAGCACGCCCAGGACCTGGGCCGTGAAAAGAAAGCCCTCGAGGACGTGGTGGAAACGCTCACCGGCCTGGGCATGGGCCTGGCCGACTCGAACGAGCTGTTCGAACTGGCCGCCGCCGACAACGACGACGCCACCCTGGAATCCATCGAACTGGACGCCAACGCCTTCCAGGAAAAGCTGGAAAGCCTGGAATTCCGCCGCATGTTCTCCAACCCGGCCGATCCCCTGAACTGCTTCCTGGACATCCAGGCGGGCGCGGGCGGCACGGAAGCGCAGGACTGGGCCTCGATGCTGCTGCGCCAGTACCTCAAGTACGCCGAGCGCAAGGGCTTCAAGGCCGAGATACTGGAAGAATCCGAGGGCGAAGTCGCCGGCCTGAAGTCGGCCACCATCAAGATCGAGGGCGATCACGCTTTCGGCTACCTGCGCACGGAAACCGGCGTGCACCGCCTGGTGCGCAAGAGCCCGTTCGACTCGTCGGGCGGCCGCCACACCTCGTTCGCCAGCGTGTTCGTCTACCCCGAGGTCGACGATTCCTTCGAAGTCGAAGTGAACCCGGCCGACCTGCGCGTGGATACCTACCGCGCCTCGGGCGCGGGCGGCCAGCACATCAACAAGACCGACTCGGCCGTGCGCCTGACGCACATCCCGACCGGGATCGTGGTGCAGTGCCAGAACGACCGCTCGCAGCACCGCAACCGCGCCGAAGCGATGCAGATGCTGAAGTCCAAGCTGTACGAACTGGAAATGCGCAACCGCATGGCCGAGCAGCAGAAGCTGGAAGACTCCAAGACCGACGTGGGTTGGGGCCACCAGATCCGCTCGTACGTGCTGGACCAGAGCCGCATCAAGGACCTGCGCACCAACGTCGAAATCTCCAACACGCAGAAAGTGCTGGACGGCGACCTGGATCCCTTCATCCAGGCCAGCCTCAAGCAAGGCGTGTAA
- a CDS encoding benzoate/H(+) symporter BenE family transporter, with amino-acid sequence MSSPSASSLLPRDLVHPIVAGLISVIVNYGGTFILVFQAAKVAGLSPALTASWVWSVSIGVGITGIVLSWLSREPVITAWSTPAAAFLVTALATTPYAEAIGAYLISAAAFVLLGLSGYFDKAIRLIPPGVAAGLLAGILLPFGIGAFGGMSLDPLLVGWLILAYVALKRYTARYAVVGILVSGLALLLAQDRVDLSGLRLEFAAPVFTAPAFSLNGLLSVALPLFLITLTGQYMPGMLVLRNDGFKTSANPIVTLTGLGSLLMAPFGSHAFNLAAITAAICTGREAHDDPSKRWIAGIAAGVFYILVGIFGVTLAAVFMALPAAFITTLAGLALLGTIGGSLASALADAKSREASLITFLAAAANIKLFGIGGAFWGLVIGLLAHALLNGRLPWRAARYTASTRSDSAHKQLVK; translated from the coding sequence ATGTCCTCCCCCAGCGCCTCCTCCCTGCTTCCGCGCGATCTCGTCCATCCCATCGTCGCCGGCCTGATCTCGGTCATCGTCAACTACGGCGGCACCTTCATCCTGGTGTTCCAGGCCGCCAAGGTCGCCGGTCTCAGTCCGGCGCTGACCGCCTCCTGGGTCTGGTCGGTGTCGATCGGCGTGGGCATCACCGGCATCGTGCTGAGCTGGCTCAGCCGCGAACCGGTCATCACCGCCTGGTCCACGCCCGCCGCCGCCTTCCTGGTCACGGCCCTGGCGACCACGCCGTATGCCGAGGCCATCGGCGCCTACCTGATCTCGGCCGCCGCCTTCGTCCTGCTCGGACTGTCCGGCTATTTCGACAAGGCCATCCGCCTCATCCCCCCGGGCGTGGCCGCCGGCCTGCTGGCGGGCATCCTGCTGCCGTTCGGCATCGGCGCCTTCGGCGGCATGAGCCTGGACCCGCTGCTGGTGGGCTGGCTGATCCTGGCCTACGTCGCGCTCAAGCGCTACACGGCGCGCTACGCCGTGGTCGGCATCCTGGTGTCCGGCCTGGCGCTGCTGCTGGCGCAGGACCGGGTCGACCTGTCGGGGCTGCGGCTGGAATTCGCCGCCCCCGTCTTCACCGCGCCCGCGTTCTCGCTCAATGGACTGCTGAGCGTGGCGCTGCCGCTGTTCCTGATCACGCTGACCGGCCAATACATGCCCGGCATGCTGGTGCTGCGCAACGACGGCTTCAAGACCAGCGCCAACCCCATCGTCACCCTCACCGGCCTGGGCTCGCTGCTGATGGCGCCGTTCGGCTCGCATGCCTTCAACCTGGCCGCCATCACCGCCGCCATCTGCACCGGCCGCGAAGCCCACGACGATCCGTCCAAGCGCTGGATCGCCGGCATCGCCGCGGGCGTCTTCTACATCCTGGTCGGCATCTTCGGCGTGACGCTGGCCGCCGTGTTCATGGCGCTGCCGGCCGCCTTCATCACCACATTGGCGGGCCTGGCCCTGCTGGGCACCATCGGCGGCAGCCTGGCCAGCGCCCTGGCCGATGCCAAGTCACGCGAGGCCTCGCTCATCACCTTCCTGGCGGCCGCCGCCAACATCAAGCTGTTCGGCATCGGCGGCGCCTTCTGGGGCCTGGTGATCGGCCTGCTGGCCCACGCCCTGCTCAATGGCCGCCTGCCCTGGCGCGCGGCCCGTTACACTGCATCGACGCGTTCCGACTCCGCGCACAAGCAACTGGTGAAATGA